From the genome of Synchiropus splendidus isolate RoL2022-P1 chromosome 17, RoL_Sspl_1.0, whole genome shotgun sequence, one region includes:
- the synj1 gene encoding synaptojanin-1 isoform X3: protein MAFSKGYRIYHKLDPPPYSVIVETRAREECLMFESGAVAVLSAAEKEAIRNTYTKIVDAYGILGVLRLNLGDSMLHSLVVVTGCSSVGKVQESEVFRVTQTDFISLNNDPADEERIAEVRKVLNSGHFYFAWSSSGISMDLSLNAHRRILEDTTDNRFFWNQSLHLHLKHYGVNCDDWLLRLMCGGVEIRTIYAGHKQAKACIFSRLSSERAGTRFNVRGTNDDGQVANFVETEQVIFLDDKVSSFIQIRGSIPLFWEQPGIQVGSHRVKLSRGFEANAPAFERHFTALRRLYGKQVIINLLGSKEGEHMLSKAFQSHLKASEHAAAVKMVNFDYHQNVKGGKADKLHSILKPQLSKFTEECGFFSYTGESGIARTQGGTIRTNCLDCLDRTNSVQAFFALEMLPKQLEEMGLTEKPQLVARFQEVFRTMWSANGDSVSKIYAGTGALDGKAKAGKLKDGARSVTRTIQNNFFDSSKQEAIDILRLGSTLNSDLADKARALLTTSSLYVTEPVLQSASPRVLLGMCQNFHKYTRPKQIRVCVGTWNVNGGKQFRSIAFRNQTLNDWLLDAPVKAGLPEFQGTKGGPIDIFAIGFEEMVELNAGNIVSASTTNQKLWAAELQKNISRDHKYVLLASEQLVGVCLFVFIRPQHAPFIRDVAVDTVKTGMGGATGNKGGVAIRLLFHTTSICFVCSHFAAGQSQVKERNDDYNEITRKLSFPMGRLLYSHDYVFWCGDFNYRINLPNEEVKELIRQQNWDALTAGDQLVEQKNNGLVFRGFVEGKLDFAPTYKYDLFSEDYDTSEKCRTPAWTDRILWKRRKWNFDKTAEEMNVVGAASKAGESEEDPDHAWSPGTLKYYGRAELKTSDHRPVVAVIDVDILEVDPEARHQVYKDVIALQGPPDGTVLVSLCSSGPDDYFDDALIDELLDKFANFGEVILIRFVEEKMWVTFLEGYSALAALSLSASTVLGKVIDIRLKSPGWIKSLEEEMSVERICGSIPTSASSTLLAEDADMGDDDYDMEGEVDEELEEILPQHLQPGAGSGPGTSPLPSPRSSPCPSPTHGEPAAPSRPSRSTPPARPTQGLPLDLQPGAPTSSLGLEPKRPPPPRPNAPPARPAPPQRPPPPSGGGSPMPGRKFSGGSKSPALSRPDSAAGRGSGPPGPAGASRPNIPPRAGVISMPPQSRPTPPSHPGAPRPAPELHPGAPRPVPDSHPGAPRPIPAKPGDPPPMGAAVRPQAPPSTQPLPAPLQPTLAAPLQPQPAPTPGLSSPKPPPRSRSSHALPPEAARSESAAQTNGLNGVREAQRTFHPSHRSDSSSSSLPWKTTQSLTRGSSLRAPPPVPLTLPCSAPEPSSSSSRASASCLLPPPPALPRSRSQEALRASSPSLFQLQPLPARPSSTNPFLGPTAAAAAPQQSRTDVPRSLAAFPQPLVPLPAAAPPLQPQQAAAPLKPFSPPPLSVPQPWVTFDDDLDFLPRTPTQVPQNPGAPEPDWLWSLGSLPPPVPSRTAPSEGQLPGGVSPWDSTER, encoded by the exons CCTCGTCTGGGATCAGCATGGACCTGAGTCTGAATGCTCATCGTAGGATCCTGGAAGACACGACAGATAACCGATTCTTTTG GAACCAGTCTTTGCATCTTCACCTCAAACACTACGGCGTGAACTGCGACGACTGGCTTCTCCGGCTGATGTGTGGAGGCGTGGAGATCAGAACAATATATGCGGGTCACAAACAGGCCAAGGCCTGCATTTTCTCTCGCCTCAGTTCTGAGCGTGCCGGCACACGGTTCAATGTCCGAGGAACCAATGACGACGGACAGGTTGCCAACTTTGTGGAAACAGAACAG GTGATTTTTCTGGATGACAAGGTGTCATCCTTCATTCAGATCCGTGGGTCGATCCCTCTTTTCTGGGAACAGCCAGGAATCCAG GTCGGCTCTCATCGGGTCAAACTCTCCAGGGGGTTTGAGGCAAATGCCCCGGCGTTTGAAAG GCACTTCACTGCTCTGCGGAGGTTGTACGGCAAACAGGTGATCATCAACCTGCTCGGGAGCAAAGAGGGGGAGCACATGCTGAGCAAGGCTTTTCAG AGTCACTTGAAGGCTTCGGAGCATGCAGCAGCTGTAAAAATGGTCAACTTTGATTATCACCAAAATGTCAAGGGCGGTAAAGCCGACAAACTGCACAGCATCCTCAAACCTCAGCTCAGCAAATTCACAGAGGAGTGTGGATTCTTCTCCTACACCGGAGAGAGTGGCATCGCCAG GACTCAAGGAGGCACCATTAGGACCAACTGTTTGGACTGTTTAGACAGAACCAATAGTGTCCAGGCGTTCTTTGCACTTGAG ATGCTGCCAAAGCAGTTGGAGGAAATGGGCCTGACTGAGAAGCCACAGCTTGTGGCCCGCTTCCAGGAGGTATTCAGGACCATGTGGTCTGCAAATGGAGATTCCGTCAGTAAGATCTACGCCGGTACTGGCGCGCTTGATGGCAAGGCCAAG GCGGGAAAGCTTAAAGACGGCGCTCGGTCTGTGACGAGGACGATCCAAAACAACTTCTTCGACAGTTCTAAACAGGAAGCCATTGATATTCTGCGTCTGGGCTCCACGCTGAACAGCGACCTGGCTGACAAAGCACGGGCTTTGCTCACCACCTCCAGTCTCTATG TCACTGAGCCCGTCTTGCAGTCAG CCTCCCCGAGAGTCCTGCTTGGAATGTGCCAGAACTTCCATAAATACACTCGGCCCAAACAGATCCGAGTTTGTGTCGGCACCTGGAATGTCAACGGAGGTAAACAGTTCCGGAGCATTGCCTTCCGCAACCAGACTCTCAATGATTGGCTGCTGGACGCTCCAGTGAAGGCAGGGCTCCCTGAGTTCCAGG GCACTAAAGGCGGCCCAATTGATATCTTTGCCATTGGATTTGAAGAAATGGTGGAACTGAATGCAGGAAATATCGTCAGTGCCAG CACTACAAACCAGAAACTGTGGGCCGCTGAGCTTCAGAAGAACATTTCGCGCGACCACAAGTATGTGCTGCTGGCTTCAGAGCAGCTGGTCGGCGTCTGTCTTTTCGTTTTCATTCGTCCTCAGCACGCGCCCTTCATCAG AGATGTTGCAGTAGACACAGTCAAAACCGGAATGGGCGGAGCTACTGGCAATAAAGGTGGCGTGGCCATTCGCCTTCTCTTCCATACCACTAGCATCTGCTTCGTGTGCTCCCACTTTGCCGCTGGCCAGTCACAAGTGAAGGAGCGGAATGACGACTACAATGAGATCACCCGCAAACTCAGCTTTCCCATG GGTCGTCTGTTGTACTCCCACGACTACGTGTTCTGGTGTGGAGACTTCAACTACCGGATCAACCTGCCCAATGAGGAAGTGAAAGAGCTGATCAGGCAGCAGAACTGGGACGCCTTGACAGCCGGGGACCAGCTGGTGGAGCAGAAGAATAACGGCTTG GTTTTCCGAGGCTTCGTGGAGGGAAAGTTGGATTTCGCACCAACCTACAAGTATGACCTCTTCTCAGAGGACTACGACACCAGCGAGAAGTGTCGCACACCGGCGTGGACTGACCGCAttctgtggaagaggaggaagtggaactttgataaaacag CGGAAGAGATGAATGTTGTTGGAGCAGCCTCCAAagctggcgagtctgaggaagaTCCAGACCATGCATGGAGCCCAGGAACTCTGAAGTATTACGGCAGGGCAGAGCTCAAGACCTCGGACCACAG GCCTGTTGTGGCAGTCATTGATGTGGACATCCTGGAGGTGGACCCAGAAGCCCGGCACCAGGTTTACAAGGACGTCATCGCCTTGCAGGGGCCTCCAGACGGCACCGtgctggtgtccctctgctcctcTGGTCCCGACGACTACTTTGATGATGCGCTTATTGATGAGCTGTTGGATAAGTTTGCTAACTTTGGAGAAGTCATCCTCATTAG GTTTGTTGAGGAGAAGATGTGGGTGACCTTCCTGGAGGGGTATTCTGCGCTGGCTGCCTTGTCCCTCAGTGCTTCCACT GTTCTGGGCAAGGTGATCGACATCCGTCTGAAGAGTCCCGGCTGGATTAagagtctggaggaggagatgagtgtGGAGAGGATCTGCGGGAGCATCCCCACCTCCGCCAGCTCCACTCTGCTTGCTGAGGATGCCGACATGGGGGACGACGATTACGATATGGAAG GCGAAGTGGACGAGGAGCTTGAAGAAATCCTTCCTCAACACCTCCAGCCGGGCGCTGGATCGGGGCCTGGAACCTCGCCCCTGCCCTCCCCCCGCAGCAGCCCCTGCCCCTCGCCGACCCACGGTGAgcctgcagctcccagcaggCCCAGTAGGTCCACTCCACCGGCCCGTCCCACCCAAG GTTTGCCTCTGGACCTCCAGCCAGGTGCCCCGACATCATCTCTGGGCCTTGAACCCAAACGCCCACCCCCCCCTCGTCCAAATGCACCCCCGGCCAGACCTGCGCCCCCCCAGCGGCCACCACCCCCGTCAG GAGGAGGGAGCCCCATGCCTGGGCGAAAGTTCTCTGGAG GATCAAAGAGTCCTGCTCTGTCACGGCCTGATTCTGCTGCGG GTCGTGGCTCTGGACCCCCGGGACCTGCAGGTGCCTCTCGCCCG AACATCCCCCCCAGGGCTGGTGTCATCAGCATGCCTCCTCAGTCTCGCCCCACTCCTCCGTCTCATCCTGGAGCACCCAGACCCGCCCCGGAGCTTCACCCCGGAGCGCCGCGCCCCGTCCCAGACTCTCACCCCGGAGCGCCGCGCCCCATCCCGGCCAAGCCCGGTGACCCGCCACCCATGG GAGCCGCCGTGAGGCCTCAGGCCCCGCCCTCCACGCAGCCGCTGCCGGCGCCGCTGCAGCCCACTCTGGCCGCTCCTCTCCAGCCTCAGCCGGCCCCCACGCCGGGGCTGTCCTCCCCCAAACCTCCGCCCCGCTCTCGCTCCTCTCACGCTCTGCCGCCTGAGGCTGCCAGGTCTGAGAGCGCCGCTCAG ACCAACGGACTGAACGGAGTCAGAGAAGCACAACGGACGTTCCACCCCTCCCACCGCTCtgactcctcctcttcatcgctCCCCTGGAAAACCACTCAGTCCCTGACCAGAGGCTCCTCACTGAGGGCTCCGCCCCCTGTTCCGCTGACCCTCCCCTGCTCGGCGCCGgagccttcctcctcctcctcccgggCCTCGGCGTCGTGCCTGCTCCCGCCTCCTCCGGCGCTGCCCAGGAGCCGCTCGCAGGAGGCGCTGCGAGCTTCTTCGCCCAGTCTCTTCCAGCTCCAGCCTCTTCCTGCTCGACCCAGCAGCACCAACCCCTTCCTCGGGCCgacggcggcggcagcggcgcCGCAGCAGTCCAGGACAGACGTCCCCAGGAGCTTGGCTGCCTTCCCTCAGCCCCTGGTCCCCCTCCCTGCTGCGGCTCCGCCCCTCCAGCCTCAGCAGGCAGCCGCTCCTCTCAAGCCCTTCAGTCCTCCGCCTCTCTCTGTGCCCCAGCCCTGGGTCACCTTCGACGATGACCTGGACTTCCTGCCCAGGACCCCGACACAAGTCCCTCAGAATCCAGGTGCCCCGGAGCCAGACTGGCTGTGGTCCCtgggatccctccctccccctgtcCCCAGCAGAACTGCTCCCAGTGAGGGCCAGCTTCCAGGAGGCGTCTCCCCCTGGGATTCCACCGAGAGATAG
- the synj1 gene encoding synaptojanin-1 isoform X4, with translation MAFSKGYRIYHKLDPPPYSVIVETRAREECLMFESGAVAVLSAAEKEAIRNTYTKIVDAYGILGVLRLNLGDSMLHSLVVVTGCSSVGKVQESEVFRVTQTDFISLNNDPADEERIAEVRKVLNSGHFYFAWSSSGISMDLSLNAHRRILEDTTDNRFFWNQSLHLHLKHYGVNCDDWLLRLMCGGVEIRTIYAGHKQAKACIFSRLSSERAGTRFNVRGTNDDGQVANFVETEQVIFLDDKVSSFIQIRGSIPLFWEQPGIQLPDIFGQVGSHRVKLSRGFEANAPAFERHFTALRRLYGKQVIINLLGSKEGEHMLSKAFQSHLKASEHAAAVKMVNFDYHQNVKGGKADKLHSILKPQLSKFTEECGFFSYTGESGIARTQGGTIRTNCLDCLDRTNSVQAFFALEMLPKQLEEMGLTEKPQLVARFQEVFRTMWSANGDSVSKIYAGTGALDGKAKAGKLKDGARSVTRTIQNNFFDSSKQEAIDILRLGSTLNSDLADKARALLTTSSLYASPRVLLGMCQNFHKYTRPKQIRVCVGTWNVNGGKQFRSIAFRNQTLNDWLLDAPVKAGLPEFQGTKGGPIDIFAIGFEEMVELNAGNIVSASTTNQKLWAAELQKNISRDHKYVLLASEQLVGVCLFVFIRPQHAPFIRDVAVDTVKTGMGGATGNKGGVAIRLLFHTTSICFVCSHFAAGQSQVKERNDDYNEITRKLSFPMGRLLYSHDYVFWCGDFNYRINLPNEEVKELIRQQNWDALTAGDQLVEQKNNGLVFRGFVEGKLDFAPTYKYDLFSEDYDTSEKCRTPAWTDRILWKRRKWNFDKTAEEMNVVGAASKAGESEEDPDHAWSPGTLKYYGRAELKTSDHRPVVAVIDVDILEVDPEARHQVYKDVIALQGPPDGTVLVSLCSSGPDDYFDDALIDELLDKFANFGEVILIRFVEEKMWVTFLEGYSALAALSLSASTVLGKVIDIRLKSPGWIKSLEEEMSVERICGSIPTSASSTLLAEDADMGDDDYDMEGEVDEELEEILPQHLQPGAGSGPGTSPLPSPRSSPCPSPTHGEPAAPSRPSRSTPPARPTQGLPLDLQPGAPTSSLGLEPKRPPPPRPNAPPARPAPPQRPPPPSGGGSPMPGRKFSGGSKSPALSRPDSAAGRGSGPPGPAGASRPNIPPRAGVISMPPQSRPTPPSHPGAPRPAPELHPGAPRPVPDSHPGAPRPIPAKPGDPPPMGAAVRPQAPPSTQPLPAPLQPTLAAPLQPQPAPTPGLSSPKPPPRSRSSHALPPEAARSESAAQTNGLNGVREAQRTFHPSHRSDSSSSSLPWKTTQSLTRGSSLRAPPPVPLTLPCSAPEPSSSSSRASASCLLPPPPALPRSRSQEALRASSPSLFQLQPLPARPSSTNPFLGPTAAAAAPQQSRTDVPRSLAAFPQPLVPLPAAAPPLQPQQAAAPLKPFSPPPLSVPQPWVTFDDDLDFLPRTPTQVPQNPGAPEPDWLWSLGSLPPPVPSRTAPSEGQLPGGVSPWDSTER, from the exons CCTCGTCTGGGATCAGCATGGACCTGAGTCTGAATGCTCATCGTAGGATCCTGGAAGACACGACAGATAACCGATTCTTTTG GAACCAGTCTTTGCATCTTCACCTCAAACACTACGGCGTGAACTGCGACGACTGGCTTCTCCGGCTGATGTGTGGAGGCGTGGAGATCAGAACAATATATGCGGGTCACAAACAGGCCAAGGCCTGCATTTTCTCTCGCCTCAGTTCTGAGCGTGCCGGCACACGGTTCAATGTCCGAGGAACCAATGACGACGGACAGGTTGCCAACTTTGTGGAAACAGAACAG GTGATTTTTCTGGATGACAAGGTGTCATCCTTCATTCAGATCCGTGGGTCGATCCCTCTTTTCTGGGAACAGCCAGGAATCCAG CTCCCAGACATCTTTGGTCAG GTCGGCTCTCATCGGGTCAAACTCTCCAGGGGGTTTGAGGCAAATGCCCCGGCGTTTGAAAG GCACTTCACTGCTCTGCGGAGGTTGTACGGCAAACAGGTGATCATCAACCTGCTCGGGAGCAAAGAGGGGGAGCACATGCTGAGCAAGGCTTTTCAG AGTCACTTGAAGGCTTCGGAGCATGCAGCAGCTGTAAAAATGGTCAACTTTGATTATCACCAAAATGTCAAGGGCGGTAAAGCCGACAAACTGCACAGCATCCTCAAACCTCAGCTCAGCAAATTCACAGAGGAGTGTGGATTCTTCTCCTACACCGGAGAGAGTGGCATCGCCAG GACTCAAGGAGGCACCATTAGGACCAACTGTTTGGACTGTTTAGACAGAACCAATAGTGTCCAGGCGTTCTTTGCACTTGAG ATGCTGCCAAAGCAGTTGGAGGAAATGGGCCTGACTGAGAAGCCACAGCTTGTGGCCCGCTTCCAGGAGGTATTCAGGACCATGTGGTCTGCAAATGGAGATTCCGTCAGTAAGATCTACGCCGGTACTGGCGCGCTTGATGGCAAGGCCAAG GCGGGAAAGCTTAAAGACGGCGCTCGGTCTGTGACGAGGACGATCCAAAACAACTTCTTCGACAGTTCTAAACAGGAAGCCATTGATATTCTGCGTCTGGGCTCCACGCTGAACAGCGACCTGGCTGACAAAGCACGGGCTTTGCTCACCACCTCCAGTCTCTATG CCTCCCCGAGAGTCCTGCTTGGAATGTGCCAGAACTTCCATAAATACACTCGGCCCAAACAGATCCGAGTTTGTGTCGGCACCTGGAATGTCAACGGAGGTAAACAGTTCCGGAGCATTGCCTTCCGCAACCAGACTCTCAATGATTGGCTGCTGGACGCTCCAGTGAAGGCAGGGCTCCCTGAGTTCCAGG GCACTAAAGGCGGCCCAATTGATATCTTTGCCATTGGATTTGAAGAAATGGTGGAACTGAATGCAGGAAATATCGTCAGTGCCAG CACTACAAACCAGAAACTGTGGGCCGCTGAGCTTCAGAAGAACATTTCGCGCGACCACAAGTATGTGCTGCTGGCTTCAGAGCAGCTGGTCGGCGTCTGTCTTTTCGTTTTCATTCGTCCTCAGCACGCGCCCTTCATCAG AGATGTTGCAGTAGACACAGTCAAAACCGGAATGGGCGGAGCTACTGGCAATAAAGGTGGCGTGGCCATTCGCCTTCTCTTCCATACCACTAGCATCTGCTTCGTGTGCTCCCACTTTGCCGCTGGCCAGTCACAAGTGAAGGAGCGGAATGACGACTACAATGAGATCACCCGCAAACTCAGCTTTCCCATG GGTCGTCTGTTGTACTCCCACGACTACGTGTTCTGGTGTGGAGACTTCAACTACCGGATCAACCTGCCCAATGAGGAAGTGAAAGAGCTGATCAGGCAGCAGAACTGGGACGCCTTGACAGCCGGGGACCAGCTGGTGGAGCAGAAGAATAACGGCTTG GTTTTCCGAGGCTTCGTGGAGGGAAAGTTGGATTTCGCACCAACCTACAAGTATGACCTCTTCTCAGAGGACTACGACACCAGCGAGAAGTGTCGCACACCGGCGTGGACTGACCGCAttctgtggaagaggaggaagtggaactttgataaaacag CGGAAGAGATGAATGTTGTTGGAGCAGCCTCCAAagctggcgagtctgaggaagaTCCAGACCATGCATGGAGCCCAGGAACTCTGAAGTATTACGGCAGGGCAGAGCTCAAGACCTCGGACCACAG GCCTGTTGTGGCAGTCATTGATGTGGACATCCTGGAGGTGGACCCAGAAGCCCGGCACCAGGTTTACAAGGACGTCATCGCCTTGCAGGGGCCTCCAGACGGCACCGtgctggtgtccctctgctcctcTGGTCCCGACGACTACTTTGATGATGCGCTTATTGATGAGCTGTTGGATAAGTTTGCTAACTTTGGAGAAGTCATCCTCATTAG GTTTGTTGAGGAGAAGATGTGGGTGACCTTCCTGGAGGGGTATTCTGCGCTGGCTGCCTTGTCCCTCAGTGCTTCCACT GTTCTGGGCAAGGTGATCGACATCCGTCTGAAGAGTCCCGGCTGGATTAagagtctggaggaggagatgagtgtGGAGAGGATCTGCGGGAGCATCCCCACCTCCGCCAGCTCCACTCTGCTTGCTGAGGATGCCGACATGGGGGACGACGATTACGATATGGAAG GCGAAGTGGACGAGGAGCTTGAAGAAATCCTTCCTCAACACCTCCAGCCGGGCGCTGGATCGGGGCCTGGAACCTCGCCCCTGCCCTCCCCCCGCAGCAGCCCCTGCCCCTCGCCGACCCACGGTGAgcctgcagctcccagcaggCCCAGTAGGTCCACTCCACCGGCCCGTCCCACCCAAG GTTTGCCTCTGGACCTCCAGCCAGGTGCCCCGACATCATCTCTGGGCCTTGAACCCAAACGCCCACCCCCCCCTCGTCCAAATGCACCCCCGGCCAGACCTGCGCCCCCCCAGCGGCCACCACCCCCGTCAG GAGGAGGGAGCCCCATGCCTGGGCGAAAGTTCTCTGGAG GATCAAAGAGTCCTGCTCTGTCACGGCCTGATTCTGCTGCGG GTCGTGGCTCTGGACCCCCGGGACCTGCAGGTGCCTCTCGCCCG AACATCCCCCCCAGGGCTGGTGTCATCAGCATGCCTCCTCAGTCTCGCCCCACTCCTCCGTCTCATCCTGGAGCACCCAGACCCGCCCCGGAGCTTCACCCCGGAGCGCCGCGCCCCGTCCCAGACTCTCACCCCGGAGCGCCGCGCCCCATCCCGGCCAAGCCCGGTGACCCGCCACCCATGG GAGCCGCCGTGAGGCCTCAGGCCCCGCCCTCCACGCAGCCGCTGCCGGCGCCGCTGCAGCCCACTCTGGCCGCTCCTCTCCAGCCTCAGCCGGCCCCCACGCCGGGGCTGTCCTCCCCCAAACCTCCGCCCCGCTCTCGCTCCTCTCACGCTCTGCCGCCTGAGGCTGCCAGGTCTGAGAGCGCCGCTCAG ACCAACGGACTGAACGGAGTCAGAGAAGCACAACGGACGTTCCACCCCTCCCACCGCTCtgactcctcctcttcatcgctCCCCTGGAAAACCACTCAGTCCCTGACCAGAGGCTCCTCACTGAGGGCTCCGCCCCCTGTTCCGCTGACCCTCCCCTGCTCGGCGCCGgagccttcctcctcctcctcccgggCCTCGGCGTCGTGCCTGCTCCCGCCTCCTCCGGCGCTGCCCAGGAGCCGCTCGCAGGAGGCGCTGCGAGCTTCTTCGCCCAGTCTCTTCCAGCTCCAGCCTCTTCCTGCTCGACCCAGCAGCACCAACCCCTTCCTCGGGCCgacggcggcggcagcggcgcCGCAGCAGTCCAGGACAGACGTCCCCAGGAGCTTGGCTGCCTTCCCTCAGCCCCTGGTCCCCCTCCCTGCTGCGGCTCCGCCCCTCCAGCCTCAGCAGGCAGCCGCTCCTCTCAAGCCCTTCAGTCCTCCGCCTCTCTCTGTGCCCCAGCCCTGGGTCACCTTCGACGATGACCTGGACTTCCTGCCCAGGACCCCGACACAAGTCCCTCAGAATCCAGGTGCCCCGGAGCCAGACTGGCTGTGGTCCCtgggatccctccctccccctgtcCCCAGCAGAACTGCTCCCAGTGAGGGCCAGCTTCCAGGAGGCGTCTCCCCCTGGGATTCCACCGAGAGATAG